The DNA sequence CCGGCGGCAGCGAGTCGAGCGCGGCCTGCAGGTCCGGACCCAGCCGGGAGTCGTGGAAGATCTGCTCGGGGTTCGGATCGTCGGCCGGCACCCGGTCGTAGTCCTCGGGCAGCGCCTCCATGCGGATGCGGCCGCGCCTGCGGACCATGTCGAGGAAGAGGTTGGTGGTGATGCGGTGCAGCCAGCCTTCGAACGTGCCGGGCTGGTAGTTCTGCACCGAGCGGAAGACGCGGATGAACGTCTCCTGGGTCAGATCCTCGGCGTCGTGCTGGTTACCGGAGAGCCGGTAGGCCAGGCGGTAGACCCGGTCGGCGTGCTGCCGCACGAGCTCGTCCCACGACGGCATCGTCGTCTTGTCGCCGGTGGCGTCGAATACGGCGGTACCGGTGAGCTCGTCGGTCGGCTCGACCCAGTCCGCATCGTTGAACTGTTCGAGGTGCGCCATCGAAACGGGTGCGGCCTGTGCGGTCGCGTTCGTGGTGGTCGTCGGATCCTCCATGTCATGGCCGGCTGAACCAGCCGGCTGGTCATCGTGGGCAACACGTTCGGCGGAATCCCTATTCCCGAAGCGGAGACGCCTCCTGTGTTCCATGCCCGCCACCGTTCCCGACGGTGGTGTGGGTGCGGTATGAGCAATATGAACGTTCCCTGAGAATGCGTGATACCCGTTTGCTCACCTGCGGAAACAGGTGGATTCCGACGTACATCACACGTTGCCGCGCGGGCGTGTCGAGGGCCCGCGGCTCGCGGCCGCGCTCTACAGTGCGGGCATGGCCAGCACCGA is a window from the Mycolicibacterium litorale genome containing:
- the sigE gene encoding RNA polymerase sigma factor SigE codes for the protein MEHRRRLRFGNRDSAERVAHDDQPAGSAGHDMEDPTTTTNATAQAAPVSMAHLEQFNDADWVEPTDELTGTAVFDATGDKTTMPSWDELVRQHADRVYRLAYRLSGNQHDAEDLTQETFIRVFRSVQNYQPGTFEGWLHRITTNLFLDMVRRRGRIRMEALPEDYDRVPADDPNPEQIFHDSRLGPDLQAALDSLPPEFRAAVVLCDIEGLSYEEIGATLGVKLGTVRSRIHRGRQALRDYLARHAPDAAASA